The following proteins come from a genomic window of Nicotiana tomentosiformis chromosome 12, ASM39032v3, whole genome shotgun sequence:
- the LOC104095192 gene encoding uncharacterized protein isoform X3, producing the protein MVSGSNSKADGGTHILSAGVREILESIKEVVGNHSDADIYVALKETNMDPNETAQKLLNQDPFHEVKRRRDRKKENHGYRSSTAPENGSYSEHGTQEMRVNTHVDRNIRRGSYSRTALPGLTREFRVVRDNRVSQNGNSAIKPVQTSTSAEPVVSNTSAQSSSKGTSDKKFTGSHSSQAPNRNSQYTHSNEAKLSVTNGQGLTGEIQASVSQSASQMRGVKPNGSRPHSMTSSSNSVIGVYSSFSDPVHVPSLDSRPAAKVGAIKREVGVVGARRQSAETFAKPSSSQSRSISNLHMEQARQDGGNSKGSLRPLSSNSRSDQSAVSDSPKSSFPVGRSFSGNQHINRQHQSVGHQKTVQWKPKLNQKSSVNDPGVIGKHSQALIDKSEDLEKEGSQLQDKMSRLNISDNVIIAEHIRVSETDRCRLTFGSFGAELKSAKDLDEESQTESSRLSVLVSEPSTDEIGSKQLDLADDRVQNPGLTSPGSGVILDQKLADNRESSSPEDLGNYTDVGLVQDNRASYSPPESQQQQDASNLSSFSTYDPQTGYDIPYFRPAVDEAFHGQGAQEALSSHAANSMPASTIPMVQQVQQHQPIAQMYPQVHVSHFANLMPYRHVFSPVYVPPMAMPGYSSNPAYPHPPNGSNYLLMPGGGSHLSANGLKYGIQQFKPVPTGSASGFGNFTSPTGYAINTPGVIGSATGLEDSSRMKYKDGNLYVPNPQAETSEMWMNPRDISTLQSGSYYSMSGQTPHATYLPSHSGHASFNAAAAAAQSSHMQYPGLYHPPQPTAMANPHHLGSAMAGNVGMAAAAPGAQVGAYQQPQLGHMNWTGNF; encoded by the exons ATGGTATCGGGTTCAAATTCAAAAGCAGATGGTGGGACTCATATTTTGTCTGCGGGCGTAAGAGAAATACTAGAATCTATTAAGGAAGTTGTTGGAAATCACTCTGATGCTGATATATATGTGGCTCTTAAAGAGACCAACATGGACCCTAATGAGACTGCTCAGAAATTGCTCAATCAAG ATCCATTTCACGAGGTGAAGCGAAGAAGAGACAGAAAGAAAGAG AACCATGGGTATAGAAGTTCTACAGCTCCAGAAAATGGAAGTTATTCAGAGCATGGCACGCAGGAAATGAGGGTCAACACACATGTCGATCGTAACATCCGAAGAGGGAGCTACAGTCGAACTGCTTTACCTG GACTTACCCGAGAATTCCGGGTTGTGCGAGATAATAGAGTTAGCCAAAATGGTAATAGCGCGATAAAGCCTGTCCAGACTTCTACATCCGCCGAACCAGTTGTTTCAAATACTTCTGCACAAAG CAGTTCAAAAGGGACCTCTGACAAAAAATTTACTGGGAGTCATTCATCTCAAGCTCCAAATAGGAATTCTCAATATACGCACTCCAATGAAGCTAAATTAAGTGTCACTAATGGTCAAGGTTTGACTGGAGAAATTCAGGCATCCGTCTCACAGTCTGCTTCACAGATGAGAGGAGTGAAGCCAAATGGTTCTCGGCCACATTCTATGACATCATCAAGCAATTCTGTCATTGGAGTTTATTCGTCCTTTTCAGATCCCGTTCACGTACCATCTCTTGATTCCAGACCGGCTGCAAAAGTTGGAGCTATTAAGCGTGAGGTTGGGGTGGTGGGTGCTCGTCGCCAGTCTGCTGAAACTTTTGCCAAGCCTTCATCTTCACAAAGCAGGTCAATTTCGAACTTACACATGGAGCAGGCCCGACAGGATGGTGGTAACTCTAAAGGATCTCTCAGACCTTTAAGTTCTAATTCTAGAAGCGACCAGAGTGCAGTATCTGATTCTCCTAAATCCAGCTTTCCAGTGGGCAGATCTTTCTCGGGAAATCAACATATTAATAGACAACATCAATCTGTGGGTCATCAGAAAA CTGTTCAATGGAAGCCCAAGTTAAACCAGAAATCAAGCGTCAATGATCCAGGGGTTATTGGAAAACATTCTCAAGCTTTAATCGATAAGTCAGAAGACTTGGAAAAAGAAGGATCTCAGTTGCAAGATAAAATGTCAAGGCTAAACATCTCAGACAATGTGATCATAGCTGAGCATATTCGCGTTTCTGAGACTGACCGGTGTCGGCTGACCTTTGGCAGCTTTGGAGCTGAATTGAAATCTGCAAAGGATTTGGATGAAGAATCACAGACCGAGTCATCAAG ACTGTCAGTTTTGGTTTCTGAGCCTTCCACTGATGAAATTGGGAGCAAGCAATTAGATTTGGCTGATGATCGGGTTCAGAATCCAGGCTTGACTTCTCCTGGATCTGGTGTAATTTTAGATCAAAAGCTGGCAGATAATAGGGAGTCTTCAAGCCCCGAGGATTTGGGAAATTATACAGATGTTGGATTGGTTCAAGATAACAGAGCATCTTATTCTCCCCCGGAGTCGCAACAGCAGCAAGATGCTTCTAACTTATCAAGTTTCTCG ACCTATGATCCGCAAACTGGGTATGATATACCATATTTTAGACCAGCAGTAGATGAAGCTTTTCATGGCCAGGGTGCCCAGGAG GCCCTCAGTTCGCATGCTGCAAATAGCATGCCTGCATCGACAATTCCAATGGTGCAGCAAGTACAACAGCATCAGCCCATTGCCCAGATGTATCCCCAAGTTCATGTTTCCCATTTTGCTAATCTTATGCCATATCGCCATGTTTTCTCCCCTGTCTATGTTCCTCCAATGGCTATGCCTGGCTATTCTAGTAACCCTGCCTACCCGCACCCGCCGAATGGCAGCAACTACTTGCTGATGCCTGGAGGTGGCTCCCATCTTAGTGCAAACGGGCTCAAGTATGGAATCCAGCAGTTCAAGCCTGTCCCCACAGGCAGCGCATCAGGGTTTGGGAATTTTACTAGTCCAACTGGATATGCTATCAACACTCCTGGTGTAATTGGCAGTGCAACAGGTCTTGAAGATTCATCTCGGATGAAGTACAAGGATGGTAATCTTTACGTTCCTAATCCACAG GCAGAGACGTCTGAAATGTGGATGAATCCAAGGGATATTTCTACTTTGCAGTCAGGATCATACTACAGCATGTCTGGGCAAACTCCTCATGCCACGTATCTTCCGTCTCACAGTGGACATGCTTCTTTCAATGCAGCAGCAGCTGCTGCACAGTCATCCCATATGCAGTATCCGGGCTTGTATCATCCTCCTCAGCCTACTGCAATGGCTAATCCTCATCATTTGGGCAGTGCCATGGCTGGTAATGTTGGTATGGCTGCAGCAGCTCCTGGAGCTCAAGTGGGTGCATACCAGCAACCTCAATTGGGTCATATGAATTGGACCGGGAACTTCTGA
- the LOC104095192 gene encoding uncharacterized protein isoform X2, with protein MVSGSNSKADGGTHILSAGVREILESIKEVVGNHSDADIYVALKETNMDPNETAQKLLNQDPFHEVKRRRDRKKENHGYRSSTAPENGSYSEHGTQEMRVNTHVDRNIRRGSYSRTALPDAGLTREFRVVRDNRVSQNGNSAIKPVQTSTSAEPVVSNTSAQSSKGTSDKKFTGSHSSQAPNRNSQYTHSNEAKLSVTNGQGLTGEIQASVSQSASQMRGVKPNGSRPHSMTSSSNSVIGVYSSFSDPVHVPSLDSRPAAKVGAIKREVGVVGARRQSAETFAKPSSSQSRSISNLHMEQARQDGGNSKGSLRPLSSNSRSDQSAVSDSPKSSFPVGRSFSGNQHINRQHQSVGHQKTVQWKPKLNQKSSVNDPGVIGKHSQALIDKSEDLEKEGSQLQDKMSRLNISDNVIIAEHIRVSETDRCRLTFGSFGAELKSAKDLDEESQTESSRLSVLVSEPSTDEIGSKQLDLADDRVQNPGLTSPGSGVILDQKLADNRESSSPEDLGNYTDVGLVQDNRASYSPPESQQQQDASNLSSFSTYDPQTGYDIPYFRPAVDEAFHGQGAQEALSSHAANSMPASTIPMVQQVQQHQPIAQMYPQVHVSHFANLMPYRHVFSPVYVPPMAMPGYSSNPAYPHPPNGSNYLLMPGGGSHLSANGLKYGIQQFKPVPTGSASGFGNFTSPTGYAINTPGVIGSATGLEDSSRMKYKDGNLYVPNPQAETSEMWMNPRDISTLQSGSYYSMSGQTPHATYLPSHSGHASFNAAAAAAQSSHMQYPGLYHPPQPTAMANPHHLGSAMAGNVGMAAAAPGAQVGAYQQPQLGHMNWTGNF; from the exons ATGGTATCGGGTTCAAATTCAAAAGCAGATGGTGGGACTCATATTTTGTCTGCGGGCGTAAGAGAAATACTAGAATCTATTAAGGAAGTTGTTGGAAATCACTCTGATGCTGATATATATGTGGCTCTTAAAGAGACCAACATGGACCCTAATGAGACTGCTCAGAAATTGCTCAATCAAG ATCCATTTCACGAGGTGAAGCGAAGAAGAGACAGAAAGAAAGAG AACCATGGGTATAGAAGTTCTACAGCTCCAGAAAATGGAAGTTATTCAGAGCATGGCACGCAGGAAATGAGGGTCAACACACATGTCGATCGTAACATCCGAAGAGGGAGCTACAGTCGAACTGCTTTACCTG ATGCAGGACTTACCCGAGAATTCCGGGTTGTGCGAGATAATAGAGTTAGCCAAAATGGTAATAGCGCGATAAAGCCTGTCCAGACTTCTACATCCGCCGAACCAGTTGTTTCAAATACTTCTGCACAAAG TTCAAAAGGGACCTCTGACAAAAAATTTACTGGGAGTCATTCATCTCAAGCTCCAAATAGGAATTCTCAATATACGCACTCCAATGAAGCTAAATTAAGTGTCACTAATGGTCAAGGTTTGACTGGAGAAATTCAGGCATCCGTCTCACAGTCTGCTTCACAGATGAGAGGAGTGAAGCCAAATGGTTCTCGGCCACATTCTATGACATCATCAAGCAATTCTGTCATTGGAGTTTATTCGTCCTTTTCAGATCCCGTTCACGTACCATCTCTTGATTCCAGACCGGCTGCAAAAGTTGGAGCTATTAAGCGTGAGGTTGGGGTGGTGGGTGCTCGTCGCCAGTCTGCTGAAACTTTTGCCAAGCCTTCATCTTCACAAAGCAGGTCAATTTCGAACTTACACATGGAGCAGGCCCGACAGGATGGTGGTAACTCTAAAGGATCTCTCAGACCTTTAAGTTCTAATTCTAGAAGCGACCAGAGTGCAGTATCTGATTCTCCTAAATCCAGCTTTCCAGTGGGCAGATCTTTCTCGGGAAATCAACATATTAATAGACAACATCAATCTGTGGGTCATCAGAAAA CTGTTCAATGGAAGCCCAAGTTAAACCAGAAATCAAGCGTCAATGATCCAGGGGTTATTGGAAAACATTCTCAAGCTTTAATCGATAAGTCAGAAGACTTGGAAAAAGAAGGATCTCAGTTGCAAGATAAAATGTCAAGGCTAAACATCTCAGACAATGTGATCATAGCTGAGCATATTCGCGTTTCTGAGACTGACCGGTGTCGGCTGACCTTTGGCAGCTTTGGAGCTGAATTGAAATCTGCAAAGGATTTGGATGAAGAATCACAGACCGAGTCATCAAG ACTGTCAGTTTTGGTTTCTGAGCCTTCCACTGATGAAATTGGGAGCAAGCAATTAGATTTGGCTGATGATCGGGTTCAGAATCCAGGCTTGACTTCTCCTGGATCTGGTGTAATTTTAGATCAAAAGCTGGCAGATAATAGGGAGTCTTCAAGCCCCGAGGATTTGGGAAATTATACAGATGTTGGATTGGTTCAAGATAACAGAGCATCTTATTCTCCCCCGGAGTCGCAACAGCAGCAAGATGCTTCTAACTTATCAAGTTTCTCG ACCTATGATCCGCAAACTGGGTATGATATACCATATTTTAGACCAGCAGTAGATGAAGCTTTTCATGGCCAGGGTGCCCAGGAG GCCCTCAGTTCGCATGCTGCAAATAGCATGCCTGCATCGACAATTCCAATGGTGCAGCAAGTACAACAGCATCAGCCCATTGCCCAGATGTATCCCCAAGTTCATGTTTCCCATTTTGCTAATCTTATGCCATATCGCCATGTTTTCTCCCCTGTCTATGTTCCTCCAATGGCTATGCCTGGCTATTCTAGTAACCCTGCCTACCCGCACCCGCCGAATGGCAGCAACTACTTGCTGATGCCTGGAGGTGGCTCCCATCTTAGTGCAAACGGGCTCAAGTATGGAATCCAGCAGTTCAAGCCTGTCCCCACAGGCAGCGCATCAGGGTTTGGGAATTTTACTAGTCCAACTGGATATGCTATCAACACTCCTGGTGTAATTGGCAGTGCAACAGGTCTTGAAGATTCATCTCGGATGAAGTACAAGGATGGTAATCTTTACGTTCCTAATCCACAG GCAGAGACGTCTGAAATGTGGATGAATCCAAGGGATATTTCTACTTTGCAGTCAGGATCATACTACAGCATGTCTGGGCAAACTCCTCATGCCACGTATCTTCCGTCTCACAGTGGACATGCTTCTTTCAATGCAGCAGCAGCTGCTGCACAGTCATCCCATATGCAGTATCCGGGCTTGTATCATCCTCCTCAGCCTACTGCAATGGCTAATCCTCATCATTTGGGCAGTGCCATGGCTGGTAATGTTGGTATGGCTGCAGCAGCTCCTGGAGCTCAAGTGGGTGCATACCAGCAACCTCAATTGGGTCATATGAATTGGACCGGGAACTTCTGA
- the LOC104095192 gene encoding uncharacterized protein isoform X4 — translation MVSGSNSKADGGTHILSAGVREILESIKEVVGNHSDADIYVALKETNMDPNETAQKLLNQDPFHEVKRRRDRKKENHGYRSSTAPENGSYSEHGTQEMRVNTHVDRNIRRGSYSRTALPGLTREFRVVRDNRVSQNGNSAIKPVQTSTSAEPVVSNTSAQSSKGTSDKKFTGSHSSQAPNRNSQYTHSNEAKLSVTNGQGLTGEIQASVSQSASQMRGVKPNGSRPHSMTSSSNSVIGVYSSFSDPVHVPSLDSRPAAKVGAIKREVGVVGARRQSAETFAKPSSSQSRSISNLHMEQARQDGGNSKGSLRPLSSNSRSDQSAVSDSPKSSFPVGRSFSGNQHINRQHQSVGHQKTVQWKPKLNQKSSVNDPGVIGKHSQALIDKSEDLEKEGSQLQDKMSRLNISDNVIIAEHIRVSETDRCRLTFGSFGAELKSAKDLDEESQTESSRLSVLVSEPSTDEIGSKQLDLADDRVQNPGLTSPGSGVILDQKLADNRESSSPEDLGNYTDVGLVQDNRASYSPPESQQQQDASNLSSFSTYDPQTGYDIPYFRPAVDEAFHGQGAQEALSSHAANSMPASTIPMVQQVQQHQPIAQMYPQVHVSHFANLMPYRHVFSPVYVPPMAMPGYSSNPAYPHPPNGSNYLLMPGGGSHLSANGLKYGIQQFKPVPTGSASGFGNFTSPTGYAINTPGVIGSATGLEDSSRMKYKDGNLYVPNPQAETSEMWMNPRDISTLQSGSYYSMSGQTPHATYLPSHSGHASFNAAAAAAQSSHMQYPGLYHPPQPTAMANPHHLGSAMAGNVGMAAAAPGAQVGAYQQPQLGHMNWTGNF, via the exons ATGGTATCGGGTTCAAATTCAAAAGCAGATGGTGGGACTCATATTTTGTCTGCGGGCGTAAGAGAAATACTAGAATCTATTAAGGAAGTTGTTGGAAATCACTCTGATGCTGATATATATGTGGCTCTTAAAGAGACCAACATGGACCCTAATGAGACTGCTCAGAAATTGCTCAATCAAG ATCCATTTCACGAGGTGAAGCGAAGAAGAGACAGAAAGAAAGAG AACCATGGGTATAGAAGTTCTACAGCTCCAGAAAATGGAAGTTATTCAGAGCATGGCACGCAGGAAATGAGGGTCAACACACATGTCGATCGTAACATCCGAAGAGGGAGCTACAGTCGAACTGCTTTACCTG GACTTACCCGAGAATTCCGGGTTGTGCGAGATAATAGAGTTAGCCAAAATGGTAATAGCGCGATAAAGCCTGTCCAGACTTCTACATCCGCCGAACCAGTTGTTTCAAATACTTCTGCACAAAG TTCAAAAGGGACCTCTGACAAAAAATTTACTGGGAGTCATTCATCTCAAGCTCCAAATAGGAATTCTCAATATACGCACTCCAATGAAGCTAAATTAAGTGTCACTAATGGTCAAGGTTTGACTGGAGAAATTCAGGCATCCGTCTCACAGTCTGCTTCACAGATGAGAGGAGTGAAGCCAAATGGTTCTCGGCCACATTCTATGACATCATCAAGCAATTCTGTCATTGGAGTTTATTCGTCCTTTTCAGATCCCGTTCACGTACCATCTCTTGATTCCAGACCGGCTGCAAAAGTTGGAGCTATTAAGCGTGAGGTTGGGGTGGTGGGTGCTCGTCGCCAGTCTGCTGAAACTTTTGCCAAGCCTTCATCTTCACAAAGCAGGTCAATTTCGAACTTACACATGGAGCAGGCCCGACAGGATGGTGGTAACTCTAAAGGATCTCTCAGACCTTTAAGTTCTAATTCTAGAAGCGACCAGAGTGCAGTATCTGATTCTCCTAAATCCAGCTTTCCAGTGGGCAGATCTTTCTCGGGAAATCAACATATTAATAGACAACATCAATCTGTGGGTCATCAGAAAA CTGTTCAATGGAAGCCCAAGTTAAACCAGAAATCAAGCGTCAATGATCCAGGGGTTATTGGAAAACATTCTCAAGCTTTAATCGATAAGTCAGAAGACTTGGAAAAAGAAGGATCTCAGTTGCAAGATAAAATGTCAAGGCTAAACATCTCAGACAATGTGATCATAGCTGAGCATATTCGCGTTTCTGAGACTGACCGGTGTCGGCTGACCTTTGGCAGCTTTGGAGCTGAATTGAAATCTGCAAAGGATTTGGATGAAGAATCACAGACCGAGTCATCAAG ACTGTCAGTTTTGGTTTCTGAGCCTTCCACTGATGAAATTGGGAGCAAGCAATTAGATTTGGCTGATGATCGGGTTCAGAATCCAGGCTTGACTTCTCCTGGATCTGGTGTAATTTTAGATCAAAAGCTGGCAGATAATAGGGAGTCTTCAAGCCCCGAGGATTTGGGAAATTATACAGATGTTGGATTGGTTCAAGATAACAGAGCATCTTATTCTCCCCCGGAGTCGCAACAGCAGCAAGATGCTTCTAACTTATCAAGTTTCTCG ACCTATGATCCGCAAACTGGGTATGATATACCATATTTTAGACCAGCAGTAGATGAAGCTTTTCATGGCCAGGGTGCCCAGGAG GCCCTCAGTTCGCATGCTGCAAATAGCATGCCTGCATCGACAATTCCAATGGTGCAGCAAGTACAACAGCATCAGCCCATTGCCCAGATGTATCCCCAAGTTCATGTTTCCCATTTTGCTAATCTTATGCCATATCGCCATGTTTTCTCCCCTGTCTATGTTCCTCCAATGGCTATGCCTGGCTATTCTAGTAACCCTGCCTACCCGCACCCGCCGAATGGCAGCAACTACTTGCTGATGCCTGGAGGTGGCTCCCATCTTAGTGCAAACGGGCTCAAGTATGGAATCCAGCAGTTCAAGCCTGTCCCCACAGGCAGCGCATCAGGGTTTGGGAATTTTACTAGTCCAACTGGATATGCTATCAACACTCCTGGTGTAATTGGCAGTGCAACAGGTCTTGAAGATTCATCTCGGATGAAGTACAAGGATGGTAATCTTTACGTTCCTAATCCACAG GCAGAGACGTCTGAAATGTGGATGAATCCAAGGGATATTTCTACTTTGCAGTCAGGATCATACTACAGCATGTCTGGGCAAACTCCTCATGCCACGTATCTTCCGTCTCACAGTGGACATGCTTCTTTCAATGCAGCAGCAGCTGCTGCACAGTCATCCCATATGCAGTATCCGGGCTTGTATCATCCTCCTCAGCCTACTGCAATGGCTAATCCTCATCATTTGGGCAGTGCCATGGCTGGTAATGTTGGTATGGCTGCAGCAGCTCCTGGAGCTCAAGTGGGTGCATACCAGCAACCTCAATTGGGTCATATGAATTGGACCGGGAACTTCTGA
- the LOC104095192 gene encoding uncharacterized protein isoform X1 has protein sequence MVSGSNSKADGGTHILSAGVREILESIKEVVGNHSDADIYVALKETNMDPNETAQKLLNQDPFHEVKRRRDRKKENHGYRSSTAPENGSYSEHGTQEMRVNTHVDRNIRRGSYSRTALPDAGLTREFRVVRDNRVSQNGNSAIKPVQTSTSAEPVVSNTSAQSSSKGTSDKKFTGSHSSQAPNRNSQYTHSNEAKLSVTNGQGLTGEIQASVSQSASQMRGVKPNGSRPHSMTSSSNSVIGVYSSFSDPVHVPSLDSRPAAKVGAIKREVGVVGARRQSAETFAKPSSSQSRSISNLHMEQARQDGGNSKGSLRPLSSNSRSDQSAVSDSPKSSFPVGRSFSGNQHINRQHQSVGHQKTVQWKPKLNQKSSVNDPGVIGKHSQALIDKSEDLEKEGSQLQDKMSRLNISDNVIIAEHIRVSETDRCRLTFGSFGAELKSAKDLDEESQTESSRLSVLVSEPSTDEIGSKQLDLADDRVQNPGLTSPGSGVILDQKLADNRESSSPEDLGNYTDVGLVQDNRASYSPPESQQQQDASNLSSFSTYDPQTGYDIPYFRPAVDEAFHGQGAQEALSSHAANSMPASTIPMVQQVQQHQPIAQMYPQVHVSHFANLMPYRHVFSPVYVPPMAMPGYSSNPAYPHPPNGSNYLLMPGGGSHLSANGLKYGIQQFKPVPTGSASGFGNFTSPTGYAINTPGVIGSATGLEDSSRMKYKDGNLYVPNPQAETSEMWMNPRDISTLQSGSYYSMSGQTPHATYLPSHSGHASFNAAAAAAQSSHMQYPGLYHPPQPTAMANPHHLGSAMAGNVGMAAAAPGAQVGAYQQPQLGHMNWTGNF, from the exons ATGGTATCGGGTTCAAATTCAAAAGCAGATGGTGGGACTCATATTTTGTCTGCGGGCGTAAGAGAAATACTAGAATCTATTAAGGAAGTTGTTGGAAATCACTCTGATGCTGATATATATGTGGCTCTTAAAGAGACCAACATGGACCCTAATGAGACTGCTCAGAAATTGCTCAATCAAG ATCCATTTCACGAGGTGAAGCGAAGAAGAGACAGAAAGAAAGAG AACCATGGGTATAGAAGTTCTACAGCTCCAGAAAATGGAAGTTATTCAGAGCATGGCACGCAGGAAATGAGGGTCAACACACATGTCGATCGTAACATCCGAAGAGGGAGCTACAGTCGAACTGCTTTACCTG ATGCAGGACTTACCCGAGAATTCCGGGTTGTGCGAGATAATAGAGTTAGCCAAAATGGTAATAGCGCGATAAAGCCTGTCCAGACTTCTACATCCGCCGAACCAGTTGTTTCAAATACTTCTGCACAAAG CAGTTCAAAAGGGACCTCTGACAAAAAATTTACTGGGAGTCATTCATCTCAAGCTCCAAATAGGAATTCTCAATATACGCACTCCAATGAAGCTAAATTAAGTGTCACTAATGGTCAAGGTTTGACTGGAGAAATTCAGGCATCCGTCTCACAGTCTGCTTCACAGATGAGAGGAGTGAAGCCAAATGGTTCTCGGCCACATTCTATGACATCATCAAGCAATTCTGTCATTGGAGTTTATTCGTCCTTTTCAGATCCCGTTCACGTACCATCTCTTGATTCCAGACCGGCTGCAAAAGTTGGAGCTATTAAGCGTGAGGTTGGGGTGGTGGGTGCTCGTCGCCAGTCTGCTGAAACTTTTGCCAAGCCTTCATCTTCACAAAGCAGGTCAATTTCGAACTTACACATGGAGCAGGCCCGACAGGATGGTGGTAACTCTAAAGGATCTCTCAGACCTTTAAGTTCTAATTCTAGAAGCGACCAGAGTGCAGTATCTGATTCTCCTAAATCCAGCTTTCCAGTGGGCAGATCTTTCTCGGGAAATCAACATATTAATAGACAACATCAATCTGTGGGTCATCAGAAAA CTGTTCAATGGAAGCCCAAGTTAAACCAGAAATCAAGCGTCAATGATCCAGGGGTTATTGGAAAACATTCTCAAGCTTTAATCGATAAGTCAGAAGACTTGGAAAAAGAAGGATCTCAGTTGCAAGATAAAATGTCAAGGCTAAACATCTCAGACAATGTGATCATAGCTGAGCATATTCGCGTTTCTGAGACTGACCGGTGTCGGCTGACCTTTGGCAGCTTTGGAGCTGAATTGAAATCTGCAAAGGATTTGGATGAAGAATCACAGACCGAGTCATCAAG ACTGTCAGTTTTGGTTTCTGAGCCTTCCACTGATGAAATTGGGAGCAAGCAATTAGATTTGGCTGATGATCGGGTTCAGAATCCAGGCTTGACTTCTCCTGGATCTGGTGTAATTTTAGATCAAAAGCTGGCAGATAATAGGGAGTCTTCAAGCCCCGAGGATTTGGGAAATTATACAGATGTTGGATTGGTTCAAGATAACAGAGCATCTTATTCTCCCCCGGAGTCGCAACAGCAGCAAGATGCTTCTAACTTATCAAGTTTCTCG ACCTATGATCCGCAAACTGGGTATGATATACCATATTTTAGACCAGCAGTAGATGAAGCTTTTCATGGCCAGGGTGCCCAGGAG GCCCTCAGTTCGCATGCTGCAAATAGCATGCCTGCATCGACAATTCCAATGGTGCAGCAAGTACAACAGCATCAGCCCATTGCCCAGATGTATCCCCAAGTTCATGTTTCCCATTTTGCTAATCTTATGCCATATCGCCATGTTTTCTCCCCTGTCTATGTTCCTCCAATGGCTATGCCTGGCTATTCTAGTAACCCTGCCTACCCGCACCCGCCGAATGGCAGCAACTACTTGCTGATGCCTGGAGGTGGCTCCCATCTTAGTGCAAACGGGCTCAAGTATGGAATCCAGCAGTTCAAGCCTGTCCCCACAGGCAGCGCATCAGGGTTTGGGAATTTTACTAGTCCAACTGGATATGCTATCAACACTCCTGGTGTAATTGGCAGTGCAACAGGTCTTGAAGATTCATCTCGGATGAAGTACAAGGATGGTAATCTTTACGTTCCTAATCCACAG GCAGAGACGTCTGAAATGTGGATGAATCCAAGGGATATTTCTACTTTGCAGTCAGGATCATACTACAGCATGTCTGGGCAAACTCCTCATGCCACGTATCTTCCGTCTCACAGTGGACATGCTTCTTTCAATGCAGCAGCAGCTGCTGCACAGTCATCCCATATGCAGTATCCGGGCTTGTATCATCCTCCTCAGCCTACTGCAATGGCTAATCCTCATCATTTGGGCAGTGCCATGGCTGGTAATGTTGGTATGGCTGCAGCAGCTCCTGGAGCTCAAGTGGGTGCATACCAGCAACCTCAATTGGGTCATATGAATTGGACCGGGAACTTCTGA